A window of Staphylococcus sp. 17KM0847 contains these coding sequences:
- a CDS encoding AAA family ATPase: MKPIRLQLENFGPFLNEEIDFAQIQSNQLFLISGKTGSGKTMIFDGIVYALYGRASTEKREVKYLRSHFADAQSPLKVTFEFEIGTQRYKVIRTAPYQKLGNKGETQSTLEVYHYEEGRYILKEGTTRDGDKFLLDIIKLKHDQFRQLFILPQGEFKKFLMSKTSDKQPILRTLFSTGIYEKLRLQLYDKTKNIKTEIEKQHIKIKSTWQKLATFDVRELMTYQALEPQQYKQLLEVASQYIEIGNTKVKQLNDEKQKIYQSLQEIKFEKEKQQQRIELEEKQRHLVQVKAELNMKNEEMEILEQQLKRITESKLAIKLYEDLTLEREQLEDKQQQIERTKQDMNQLLAEHKVLEQNKKVLVQENEKIEKQKIFIQNTYYYYQNADLYKEKQKNIQHIDEQLVRINQQLKEKNIEYEQLKQRISGKVVDMTQERTLIDICQSLKREVEQLEHNREQVQNAEDLQEKISQLHQEIIAIDEHIAKNIQQQYKMTAHDHAILNHEQAVQSLRDHLTVGSPCPVCNQVVHKEDVEARSIDELKIYQTENKKLEQQINEYRLLKVRKETSLKHYKEVYQNVSSVTFDAEELSEKLKLLHSKEAALNQIRECNKWLDTENQRLIEIQKEVMKFEQEQEIKTQQQLANRTAIEELYTKTGYTDIALFVENYEIQLKAQEQFDFKVSQNNEDMQRNILMRTRIQQQLEMLRTHIEQSKDSIIQAAQDLDYELQKLQLEDEKELIRLKEMAHQTEQIKQKVDAYFDHVKLNREKIKEVQEHLKLIEVKDIKQLNDKYDECEEMYNESVKVYNQVELKVRENKQYIEEVQLQIQYLQNTLETQSELVTLSEVVSGHNHKKLTLENYVLTYYLDQILECANRRLQAMTGHRYQLVRKEDITGKGFSGLDIDVFDYYANQTRPINSLSGGETFQASLALALGLCEIVQNEQGGISLDAMFIDEGFGTLDQETLETALETLIQLQSSGRLVGMISHVTELKDRIPVILEVISNNDQSTTRMQFKE, translated from the coding sequence ATGAAACCCATTCGTTTACAGTTGGAAAATTTTGGTCCCTTTTTAAATGAAGAAATTGACTTTGCTCAAATTCAGTCAAATCAGCTTTTTTTAATTAGTGGCAAGACAGGATCAGGGAAGACAATGATTTTTGATGGTATTGTATATGCATTGTACGGTAGGGCTTCTACCGAAAAAAGAGAAGTGAAATATTTGCGTAGCCATTTTGCAGATGCACAGTCACCACTGAAAGTTACTTTTGAATTTGAGATAGGCACTCAACGTTATAAAGTGATCCGAACAGCCCCTTACCAAAAGCTAGGAAATAAAGGAGAAACCCAGTCAACTTTAGAGGTGTATCATTATGAAGAAGGACGCTATATTTTAAAAGAAGGGACAACAAGAGATGGTGATAAATTCTTGTTGGATATTATAAAGTTAAAGCATGATCAGTTTAGACAACTTTTTATTTTGCCTCAAGGTGAATTTAAAAAATTTCTTATGTCTAAAACTTCGGACAAACAACCTATTTTAAGAACATTATTTAGTACAGGAATATATGAGAAATTGCGTTTACAGCTCTATGATAAAACGAAAAATATTAAAACAGAAATAGAAAAACAGCATATTAAAATAAAAAGTACATGGCAAAAGCTAGCGACGTTTGATGTGCGAGAGCTGATGACTTATCAAGCATTAGAACCACAACAGTATAAGCAATTGTTGGAAGTAGCATCTCAATATATTGAAATAGGTAATACAAAAGTTAAGCAACTCAACGATGAAAAACAAAAAATATATCAAAGTTTACAAGAAATTAAATTTGAAAAAGAAAAGCAACAACAGAGAATAGAGTTGGAAGAAAAACAGCGTCACCTTGTTCAAGTTAAAGCAGAGTTAAACATGAAAAATGAAGAGATGGAAATACTCGAGCAGCAGTTGAAACGGATTACAGAGAGTAAACTCGCAATCAAATTATATGAAGATTTAACTTTAGAGCGTGAACAATTAGAGGATAAACAACAGCAAATAGAGCGTACAAAGCAAGATATGAATCAACTTTTAGCTGAACATAAAGTATTAGAACAAAATAAAAAAGTGCTAGTACAAGAAAATGAAAAGATAGAAAAACAAAAAATATTTATTCAAAATACTTATTACTACTATCAAAACGCTGATTTATATAAAGAAAAACAAAAAAATATTCAACATATTGATGAACAACTTGTGAGAATTAATCAACAATTAAAAGAAAAAAATATAGAGTATGAGCAATTGAAACAACGTATTTCAGGTAAGGTAGTAGATATGACTCAAGAAAGGACACTTATAGATATATGTCAAAGCTTAAAGCGTGAAGTGGAACAACTTGAGCATAATAGAGAGCAAGTTCAAAATGCAGAAGATCTTCAGGAGAAAATAAGTCAGTTACATCAGGAAATTATAGCGATTGATGAGCATATAGCTAAAAATATTCAACAGCAATATAAGATGACCGCACATGATCATGCAATCTTAAATCATGAACAAGCCGTTCAGAGTTTGCGCGATCATCTGACAGTTGGGAGTCCATGCCCAGTGTGTAATCAAGTCGTTCATAAAGAGGATGTAGAAGCACGTTCTATTGATGAATTAAAAATCTATCAAACGGAAAATAAAAAATTAGAACAACAAATCAATGAATATCGTCTTTTGAAAGTTCGTAAGGAAACATCATTGAAACATTATAAAGAAGTTTATCAAAATGTATCTTCAGTAACATTTGATGCAGAGGAACTGAGTGAAAAATTAAAACTGTTACATTCTAAAGAAGCAGCACTGAATCAAATACGTGAGTGCAATAAGTGGTTAGACACAGAAAATCAACGCTTGATTGAAATTCAAAAAGAAGTGATGAAGTTTGAGCAAGAGCAGGAGATAAAAACACAACAGCAATTAGCAAATCGAACAGCTATTGAAGAATTATATACGAAGACGGGCTATACAGACATTGCATTATTTGTAGAAAATTATGAAATACAATTGAAAGCTCAAGAACAGTTTGATTTTAAAGTGAGCCAAAATAATGAAGACATGCAGCGCAATATTTTGATGAGAACACGTATTCAACAGCAATTGGAAATGCTTCGTACACATATTGAACAATCAAAAGATAGCATAATACAAGCAGCACAAGATTTAGATTATGAGCTTCAAAAGTTGCAATTGGAAGATGAAAAAGAACTGATTCGATTAAAAGAAATGGCACATCAAACAGAACAAATTAAACAGAAGGTTGATGCTTACTTTGATCATGTAAAATTAAATAGAGAGAAAATCAAAGAGGTACAAGAACATCTAAAGTTAATAGAAGTCAAAGATATAAAACAATTAAATGACAAGTATGATGAATGTGAAGAAATGTACAATGAAAGTGTAAAAGTATATAACCAAGTGGAATTGAAGGTAAGAGAAAATAAACAATATATTGAAGAGGTTCAGTTACAAATTCAATATTTACAAAATACATTAGAGACGCAAAGTGAATTAGTGACTTTATCAGAAGTTGTTAGTGGTCATAATCATAAAAAACTCACTTTAGAAAACTATGTACTAACCTATTATCTGGATCAAATATTAGAGTGTGCTAATCGACGTTTACAAGCAATGACAGGTCATCGTTATCAACTTGTAAGAAAAGAAGACATAACTGGTAAAGGATTTAGTGGCTTAGATATAGATGTGTTTGATTACTATGCCAATCAAACACGACCCATTAACTCTTTGTCAGGGGGAGAAACATTCCAAGCTTCTTTAGCCCTAGCACTTGGATTGTGTGAAATTGTTCAAAATGAGCAAGGGGGTATTTCTTTAGATGCTATGTTTATTGATGAAGGTTTTGGTACATTAGATCAAGAAACTTTAGAAACAGCATTGGAAACACTTATTCAGTTGCAATCGAGTGGAAGATTGGTGGGGATGATATCCCATGTGACAGAATTGAAAGATAGAATTCCTGTTATTTTAGAAGTTATATCGAATAATGATCAAAGTACAACACGAATGCAGTTTAAAGAGTAA
- the sbcD gene encoding exonuclease subunit SbcD, which produces MKIIHTADWHLGKRLNGHSFLEDQSWILNQFVEEMKQENPDIIVIAGDIYDTAYPSKQAVGLMENIIQQLNLNMRIPIIIINGNHDSRERLGYGASWFHSTQLFVRTTLDAFFTPLEFENIAFYTLPFFTVSEARNFLEDDFETYEDAVKIFVNRIADKMDHHKQNVLVGHFTLNGTPKSDSERDITVGTIEGVSPQFLEMFDCVLLGHIHQPFALNYERIIYSGSLLQYSFSETKQAKGYRVVEITKDGGFNQYFKPLRPKHELEVVEGDYEDIINGDFEHKSNTSYFHFKLSNIGHVTEPMQKLKQLYPNTLALTPEKFMIQDIPKQNMHIKTSQPIEIIQSFYQAHTDMPLTHIQKAYIETLLNEQGEEE; this is translated from the coding sequence ATGAAAATTATACATACAGCAGATTGGCATTTAGGAAAACGTCTGAATGGTCATAGTTTTTTAGAAGATCAGAGTTGGATATTAAATCAATTTGTAGAAGAAATGAAGCAAGAAAATCCGGACATCATTGTGATTGCAGGAGATATTTATGATACAGCTTATCCTAGTAAACAAGCAGTGGGATTGATGGAGAACATTATACAACAACTTAATTTGAATATGAGAATTCCAATCATTATTATTAATGGTAATCATGATAGTCGAGAACGTTTAGGTTATGGTGCATCATGGTTTCATAGTACGCAATTATTTGTTCGTACAACATTAGATGCTTTTTTTACACCTTTAGAATTTGAAAATATTGCATTTTATACTTTACCGTTTTTCACTGTATCAGAAGCTCGTAATTTTTTAGAAGATGATTTTGAAACTTATGAAGATGCTGTGAAAATTTTTGTGAATCGTATAGCCGATAAGATGGACCATCATAAACAGAATGTGTTAGTAGGGCATTTCACTTTGAACGGTACACCTAAAAGTGATTCAGAGCGTGATATTACAGTAGGTACAATAGAAGGCGTATCTCCTCAATTTTTAGAGATGTTTGATTGTGTATTATTAGGACATATCCATCAGCCATTTGCGCTAAATTACGAACGTATTATTTATAGTGGTTCGTTACTACAATATTCTTTTTCGGAAACTAAACAAGCCAAAGGTTATCGTGTTGTTGAGATTACAAAGGATGGAGGTTTTAACCAATACTTCAAACCTCTAAGACCTAAACACGAATTAGAAGTTGTTGAAGGGGATTATGAAGATATTATTAATGGAGATTTTGAACATAAAAGTAATACAAGTTATTTTCATTTTAAATTAAGTAATATTGGACATGTGACTGAACCCATGCAAAAACTTAAACAACTTTATCCCAATACATTAGCATTAACGCCTGAAAAATTTATGATTCAAGATATACCCAAGCAGAATATGCATATTAAAACATCTCAGCCAATAGAAATTATTCAAAGTTTTTACCAAGCGCACACTGATATGCCACTTACTCATATTCAAAAAGCATATATTGAAACACTACTTAATGAGCAAGGGGAGGAAGAATAA
- a CDS encoding CcdC family protein, with translation MIYLIFSIIVAFVMGAIVIVVRMKAQQYPVNAKKIILPPVFMSTGALMYVVPYFRLTHTEIIESIVLGVIFSTVLMLTSHFEVKGVHIYLKKSKVFPIVLVSLLIVRTILKVFLGSSIDAGELAGMFFLLAFSMLLPWRVAMLLRYNYLKRQIVQRL, from the coding sequence GTGATTTATTTAATATTTTCTATTATTGTTGCCTTTGTGATGGGGGCAATTGTTATTGTAGTGCGTATGAAGGCACAACAATATCCAGTTAATGCAAAAAAAATCATTTTACCACCTGTTTTTATGTCGACAGGCGCACTGATGTACGTTGTCCCATATTTTAGGCTTACGCATACTGAAATCATAGAGTCGATCGTGTTAGGTGTTATTTTTTCGACCGTTTTAATGTTAACCTCACATTTTGAAGTTAAGGGCGTACATATCTATTTAAAAAAGTCTAAAGTCTTTCCTATTGTATTAGTCTCATTATTAATTGTAAGAACGATATTAAAAGTATTTTTAGGGAGTTCGATTGATGCTGGTGAGTTAGCGGGAATGTTTTTCTTGTTAGCTTTTAGTATGCTATTACCATGGAGAGTAGCAATGTTATTGAGATATAACTACTTAAAAAGACAAATCGTACAACGATTATAA
- a CDS encoding YneF family protein has translation MATWLAILLIVVALIIGLVGGFFLARKYMMDYLKKNPPINEEMLRMMMMQMGQKPSQKKINQMMTMMNKNQQEQMKKTK, from the coding sequence ATGGCTACATGGTTAGCGATATTATTAATCGTAGTTGCACTTATCATCGGTCTTGTCGGTGGATTCTTCTTGGCACGTAAATATATGATGGATTATTTAAAAAAGAACCCACCTATTAATGAAGAAATGTTACGCATGATGATGATGCAAATGGGTCAAAAACCGTCACAGAAAAAAATTAACCAAATGATGACGATGATGAATAAGAATCAACAAGAACAAATGAAAAAAACAAAATAA
- the tkt gene encoding transketolase, which produces MFDKKDSLAVNTLRALSIDAIEQANSGHPGLPMGAAPMAYTLWTRHLNFNPNANAYFNRDRFVLSAGHGSALLYSLLHVSGGLELEELKQFRQWDSKTPGHPEYKHTKGVEITTGPLGQGFAMAVGMAMAEKHLAAKYNKDISIVDHHTYVLASDGDLMEGISHEAASLAGHLKLDKLITLYDSNDISLDGRTNKSFSENIKQRFESYGWNHILVKDGNDLEAIDKAIQTAKEQNGPTIIEVKTIIGYGSPNKSDSHTSHGAPLGSDERTLTFENYGLDATQRFHVDEVVYERFKETMITRADAHEKEWETNFATYAAKYPELAREFKTILDGKLPSRYAEALPKFEVGHNAATRADSGEVIQSLSAAVPSLFGGSADLASSNKSNVKAENDFSAEDGSGRNVWFGVREFAMAAAVNGMAAHGGLHPYAATFFVFSDYVKPAMRLSSLMGLGSTFIFTHDSIAVGEDGPTHEPIEQLAGLRAIPNLNVIRPADGNETRVAWKVAVESQNTPTALVLTRQGLPVLDVTEDEVEEGVRKGAYVVYETETAPEYILLATGSEVSLLVEVAKDLAQRGKGVRVVSMPNWNAFEQQSQAYKDEILLPQVTKRVAAEMGATLGWHKYVGMNGLVIGIDRFGASAPGDLVVEKYGFTKENVLAKIEQM; this is translated from the coding sequence ATGTTTGATAAAAAAGACAGTTTAGCAGTTAATACATTGCGTGCTTTAAGTATTGATGCGATTGAGCAAGCGAACTCTGGACACCCCGGTCTACCTATGGGAGCTGCTCCAATGGCATATACTTTATGGACACGTCACTTGAATTTTAACCCAAATGCAAATGCGTATTTCAATAGAGATCGATTTGTTTTATCAGCAGGTCATGGGTCAGCTTTATTATACAGTTTACTCCATGTTTCGGGAGGACTGGAGTTAGAAGAACTAAAACAATTTAGACAATGGGATTCTAAAACACCGGGACATCCAGAATATAAACATACGAAAGGTGTAGAGATTACAACAGGTCCGCTAGGTCAAGGTTTTGCTATGGCAGTAGGTATGGCTATGGCAGAAAAACATTTAGCCGCTAAATATAATAAAGATATTTCAATTGTAGATCATCACACATATGTACTAGCTTCTGACGGTGATTTAATGGAAGGTATCTCTCATGAGGCAGCTTCATTAGCAGGTCATTTAAAACTAGATAAGTTGATTACACTTTATGACTCAAATGACATTTCATTAGATGGTAGAACAAATAAATCATTTTCTGAAAATATTAAGCAACGTTTTGAATCTTATGGATGGAACCATATTTTAGTGAAAGATGGTAATGATTTGGAAGCTATCGATAAAGCGATTCAAACTGCAAAAGAACAAAATGGGCCAACAATTATTGAAGTTAAGACAATTATTGGTTATGGATCACCTAACAAGTCAGATAGCCATACATCACATGGTGCACCTTTAGGCAGTGATGAACGCACGTTAACGTTTGAAAATTATGGACTAGATGCAACTCAACGATTCCATGTTGATGAGGTAGTTTATGAACGTTTTAAAGAAACGATGATTACACGTGCCGATGCACATGAAAAAGAATGGGAAACAAACTTTGCTACTTATGCCGCTAAATATCCAGAATTAGCTAGAGAATTTAAAACAATTTTAGATGGGAAGCTACCGAGTCGCTACGCTGAAGCATTACCTAAGTTTGAAGTCGGTCATAATGCGGCGACACGTGCGGATTCGGGCGAAGTTATTCAATCATTGAGTGCAGCTGTTCCTTCGTTGTTTGGAGGTTCTGCAGACTTAGCATCATCTAACAAATCAAATGTTAAAGCGGAGAATGATTTTTCTGCTGAAGATGGTAGTGGTAGAAATGTATGGTTTGGTGTGCGTGAGTTTGCAATGGCAGCAGCGGTAAATGGTATGGCAGCACATGGTGGTTTGCATCCGTATGCGGCAACATTCTTTGTATTCAGTGATTATGTTAAACCAGCAATGCGTTTGTCATCGCTAATGGGACTTGGCTCAACATTTATCTTTACACATGATTCAATTGCAGTAGGTGAAGACGGTCCGACACACGAGCCGATTGAACAATTAGCGGGCTTACGTGCAATTCCAAACTTAAATGTTATTCGACCAGCTGATGGCAATGAAACGCGTGTTGCTTGGAAAGTAGCAGTTGAATCCCAAAACACACCAACGGCTCTAGTTTTAACAAGACAAGGACTGCCAGTGCTAGACGTTACTGAAGATGAGGTCGAAGAAGGGGTACGCAAAGGTGCTTATGTTGTGTATGAAACAGAAACAGCACCGGAATATATCCTATTAGCTACAGGCTCAGAAGTTAGTTTATTAGTTGAAGTTGCAAAAGATTTGGCACAACGTGGTAAAGGTGTGCGTGTTGTATCAATGCCAAACTGGAATGCTTTTGAACAACAATCTCAAGCGTATAAAGATGAAATTTTATTACCACAAGTCACAAAACGTGTGGCTGCTGAGATGGGCGCTACATTAGGTTGGCATAAATATGTAGGTATGAATGGTCTTGTAATTGGTATCGATCGTTTCGGTGCAAGTGCACCTGGAGACTTAGTTGTTGAGAAATACGGCTTTACTAAAGAAAATGTGTTAGCTAAGATTGAACAGATGTAA
- a CDS encoding DUF896 domain-containing protein — translation MLSQDKLDRINALARKKKEQGLDEHEAKEQSRLRSEYLETFRKSFKSQIEHTKVIDPEGNDVTPEKLKSIQKQNHLRK, via the coding sequence ATGTTAAGCCAAGATAAATTGGATCGTATTAACGCCCTTGCAAGAAAGAAAAAGGAGCAAGGATTAGATGAACATGAAGCGAAAGAACAATCACGATTGAGAAGTGAGTATTTGGAAACATTTCGTAAGAGCTTTAAATCTCAAATCGAACATACAAAAGTGATTGATCCAGAAGGTAATGATGTGACGCCTGAAAAACTAAAGTCTATACAAAAGCAAAATCATTTGCGCAAGTAA
- the sosA gene encoding DNA damage-induced cell division inhibitor SosA, with protein sequence MMLQHKLSDLHLFLIVFIASVLVFLTFFILASQNEQSEQTYEMTDHSLQDNNQIIKEKDMNREQSVFAITLRK encoded by the coding sequence ATGATGTTACAGCATAAACTATCAGATTTACATTTATTTTTAATTGTATTTATAGCTTCAGTGTTGGTGTTCTTGACTTTTTTTATACTGGCAAGTCAAAATGAACAATCAGAACAAACGTACGAGATGACTGACCATTCACTACAAGATAATAATCAAATAATTAAAGAAAAAGATATGAACAGGGAACAAAGTGTGTTTGCAATTACATTAAGAAAATAG
- the lexA gene encoding transcriptional repressor LexA yields MRELTKRQTEIFEYIKHIVQTKGYPPSVREIGEAVGLASSSTVHGHLSRLEEKGYIRRDPTKPRAIEIVSELMGDAINMESTIFVPVIGKVTAGVPITAIENVEEYYPLPEHFTSTHNGQIFILNVVGDSMIEAGILDGDKVIVRSQSIAENGDIIVAMTDEDEATVKRFYKEKNHYRLQPENSALSPIYLDQVTVLGKVIGLFREM; encoded by the coding sequence ATGAGAGAGTTAACTAAAAGACAAACAGAAATATTTGAATATATTAAACATATTGTACAAACAAAAGGTTATCCACCAAGTGTACGTGAAATTGGAGAAGCAGTAGGACTTGCCTCAAGCTCAACAGTTCACGGACACCTTTCGCGCTTAGAAGAAAAAGGGTATATTCGCCGAGATCCTACAAAGCCACGAGCAATTGAAATTGTTAGTGAATTGATGGGAGACGCTATCAATATGGAATCTACCATTTTTGTACCCGTTATTGGGAAAGTAACTGCTGGCGTACCAATCACAGCAATCGAAAATGTCGAAGAATATTATCCGCTCCCCGAACACTTCACATCTACACATAATGGACAAATTTTTATACTAAATGTTGTTGGAGATAGTATGATTGAAGCAGGAATATTAGATGGAGACAAAGTGATTGTTAGAAGCCAATCCATTGCAGAAAATGGAGATATTATTGTGGCCATGACTGATGAAGACGAAGCAACTGTAAAACGTTTTTATAAAGAAAAAAATCATTATCGCTTACAACCTGAGAATAGTGCTTTAAGCCCTATTTATTTAGATCAAGTAACTGTATTGGGAAAAGTGATTGGTCTTTTTAGAGAAATGTAG
- the guaC gene encoding GMP reductase encodes MKIFDYEDIQLIPNKSIVKSRSEIDTSIQFGPRRFKLPVVPANMQTVMNETLAEWFAKNDYFYIMHRFDEAARIPFIQRMNEKGLFASISVGVKAPEFEFVKEIEALGLKPEYITIDIAHGHSDQVIDMIQHIKKHLPETFVIAGNVGTPEGVRELENAGADATKVGIGPGRVCITKIKTGFGTGGWQLAAVNLCSKAARKPIIADGGIRTHGDIAKSVRFGASMVMIGSLFAAHEESPGETVEMDGKKYKEYFGSASEYQKGERKNVEGKKMFVAHKGKLQDTLTEMEEDLQSAISYAGGKDVDALRKVDYVIVRNSIFNGDRD; translated from the coding sequence ATGAAAATTTTTGATTATGAAGATATCCAATTAATACCAAATAAAAGTATTGTGAAAAGTCGCTCTGAGATTGATACATCAATTCAATTTGGGCCACGACGTTTTAAATTACCAGTAGTTCCTGCAAATATGCAAACAGTCATGAATGAAACATTAGCAGAATGGTTTGCTAAAAATGATTATTTTTATATTATGCATCGTTTTGACGAAGCAGCACGTATTCCATTTATACAGCGAATGAACGAAAAAGGCTTGTTTGCATCTATTTCTGTGGGTGTTAAAGCACCAGAATTTGAATTTGTTAAAGAGATTGAGGCATTGGGTTTAAAACCAGAATATATCACAATTGATATTGCGCATGGTCATTCAGATCAGGTTATTGATATGATTCAACATATTAAAAAGCATCTGCCAGAAACTTTTGTTATTGCTGGAAATGTGGGCACACCAGAAGGCGTACGTGAACTTGAAAATGCAGGTGCAGATGCAACAAAAGTAGGTATTGGACCTGGACGTGTGTGTATTACAAAAATTAAAACTGGATTTGGTACAGGTGGTTGGCAATTAGCGGCGGTAAACCTGTGTAGTAAAGCAGCACGTAAGCCTATTATTGCAGATGGTGGAATTAGAACACATGGAGATATTGCAAAATCTGTACGCTTTGGTGCATCAATGGTAATGATTGGTTCACTTTTTGCAGCACATGAAGAATCACCGGGTGAAACAGTTGAGATGGATGGCAAAAAGTATAAAGAATACTTTGGCAGTGCATCTGAATATCAAAAAGGTGAACGTAAAAACGTGGAAGGCAAAAAGATGTTTGTTGCACATAAAGGTAAATTACAAGATACACTTACAGAAATGGAAGAAGATTTACAAAGTGCGATTTCATATGCGGGTGGTAAAGATGTAGATGCCCTTAGAAAAGTGGATTATGTTATCGTTAGAAATTCAATCTTTAATGGAGATAGAGATTAA
- the rpsN gene encoding 30S ribosomal protein S14: protein MAKKSKIVKEEKRAKLVAQYADLRRELKAKGDYEALRKLPRDSSPTRLTRRCKVTGRPRGVLRKFEMSRIAFREHAHKGQIPGVKKSSW from the coding sequence ATGGCAAAAAAATCTAAAATAGTAAAAGAAGAAAAACGTGCCAAACTTGTTGCACAATATGCTGATTTGCGTAGAGAATTAAAAGCAAAAGGGGATTACGAAGCATTGCGTAAACTCCCGCGCGATTCATCGCCAACACGTTTAACAAGAAGATGTAAAGTAACAGGTAGACCAAGAGGCGTGTTAAGAAAGTTTGAGATGTCTCGTATCGCATTTCGTGAACATGCACATAAAGGTCAAATTCCAGGTGTAAAAAAATCAAGTTGGTAA
- the rpmG gene encoding 50S ribosomal protein L33 — MRINVTLACTECGDRNYITTKNKRTNPERIEMMKYCPRLNKHTLHRETK; from the coding sequence ATGCGTATTAATGTAACTTTAGCTTGTACTGAATGTGGCGATCGTAATTATATTACAACCAAAAACAAACGTACGAACCCTGAACGTATTGAAATGATGAAATATTGCCCAAGATTAAATAAGCATACATTGCATAGAGAAACAAAATAA